DNA from Pseudomonas putida:
AACGCAAAAAGCCCTGAATAATCAGGGCTTTGAATATGGCGGAAGCGTAGAGATTCGAACTCTAGGATAGTTGCCCATCGACGGTTTTCAAGACCGTTGCCTTAAACCACTCGGCCACGCTTCCAGCTCGTTTTGCGGCCGCCATCATACCGTAATGAAACACGCTGTCAAACTCTCTGTGTCGCGGGTTGCAGGAGCTCTGATAGACTCCTAGCATCTGAACGTTCGAAACCACAGGTTTACCAAGGAGTGTCGCCATGCGCGAACAGGATTACGCCGTACACCACGGCCAGCAGGTCGAGCAGCAGGAGATCAGCAAGGTCCTGCGCAACACGTACAGCCTGCTGGCGCTTACCCTCGCCTTCAGCGGTGTCATGGCTTTCGTTGCCCAGCAGATGCGTGTCGGCTACCCGAACGTGTTCGTGGTGCTGATCGGCTTCTACGGGCTGTTCTTCCTTACCAATAAACTGCGTGATTCCGCCTGGGGCCTGGTGTCCACCTTCGCCCTCACCGGCTTCATGGGCTTCATTCTCGGCCCAATCCTCAACCGTTACCTGGGCATGGCCGGTGGCGCTGAAGTGGTCAGCTCGGCATTCGCCATGACTGCGCTGGTATTTGGTGGTCTGTCGGCCTATGTGCTGATTACCCGCAAGGACATGAGCTTCCTCAGCGGCTTCATCACTGCTGGCTTCTTTGTTCTGCTGGGCGCTGTCGTGGCCAGCTTCTTCTTCCAGATCAGCGGCCTGCAGCTGGCGATCAGCGCTGGTTTCGTGCTGTTCTCGTCGGTGTGCATCCTGTTCCAGACCAGCGCGATCATTCATGGTGGCGAGCGCAACTACATCATGGCGACCATCAGCTTGTATGTTTCGATCTACAACCTGTTCGTCAGCCTGCTGCAGCTGTTTGGCATCATGGGTCGTGATGACTGATTGACTGGTGTAAGAGAAAGCCCGCCTCGGCGGGCTTTTTTTGCACCCAGTGGATTGACTTAAAAGTCAGCTTATTGGATGCATACCCGCCGATCATGCCGCTATCGTGCTTTTCTCTACCGTAATCCTCCGTCACCCCGTAGAATGCGCTCCTTTTTCTTCCGGGGCAGCTTTCAGCAATGAGCTCACACGAACACAGCCCAGGCGCAGCGGCGCCTGCCAATGAACTGGTGCTTGGCCTTGAGGACAAGCCACGGCTGTTGATCGGCCTGCTGGCAGCCCTGCAGCACCTGCTGGCGATCATTGTGCCGATCGTCACCCCTGGCCTGCTGATCTGCCAGGCGCTGGGCGTTTCGGCGCGTGATACCAACCTGATCGTTTCCATGTCGCTGGTGATCTCCGGTATTGCCACCTTCGTCCAGTGCAAACGCTTCGGCCCATTTGGCGCCGGGCTGCTGATCGTTCAGGGCACCAGCTTCAATTTCGTAGGCCCGCTGATTGCCGGCGGCGCGCTAATGGTCAAGCAAGGCACGCCCGTTGAAGGGGTGATGGCGGCCATTTTTGGTGTGGTGATTGCGGGCTCGTTCGTCGAGATGGGGGTGTCGCGCATTCTGCCCTTCGTCAAACGCCTGATCACCCCGCTGGTGACGGGCATCGTCGTGCTGATGATCGGCCTGACCTTGATCAAGGTAGGCCTGATAAGCATGGGTGGCGGCTTTGGTGCCATGGCCAACGGCACCTTCGCCAATGGCGAAAACCTGCTGCTGTCGGGCGTGGTGCTGGCGATTATCGTGATCCTTAACCGCATTCCCGTGGTGTGGATGCGCAGTTGTGCCATCGTCATCGCCCTGGCGGTCGGCTACGCGCTGGCCGGCTACATGGGCCGCCTGGACTTCACCGGCATGCACGAGGCCGCGCTGTTCCAGGTGCCGACGCCGCTGCACTTCGGCCTGGGCTTTTCCTGGGCGCTGTTCATTCCGATGCTGGTGATTTACCTGGTCACTTCGCTGGAAGCCATTGGTGACGTGACCGCCACCAGCAAGGTGTCGCGCCAGCCGGTCGAAGGGCCGGTATGGATGCAGCGGATCAAGGGCGGTGTACTGGTCAACGGCGCCAACTCGCTGCTGGCCGGCTTGTTCAACACCTTCCCTAGTTCGATCTTTGCCCAGAACAACGGGGTAATTCAGCTGACCGGGATTGCCAGCCGCCATATCGGTATGTGGATTGCCGTGATGCTGGTGCTGCTGGGGCTGTTCCCAGCGTTGCCGGGGTGATCCAGGCGGTGCCAGAGCCGGTGCTGGGTGGCGCGGCCATGGTGATGTTCGGGGCGGTTGCGGCTTCGGGCATCAACATTCTGGCCAGCACCCGGCTGGATCGTCGCGCGCTGCTGATCATTGCCGTGTCGTTGGCACTGGGCCTGGGTGTGGCGCAGGTGCCGGAGTTCCTGGCGCACATGCCGGCGGCGATTCGCAATGTGCTGGAGTCGGGTGTGGCCACCGGGGGGATCTGTGCCCTGGTGCTGAACTGGTTCTTGCCGGAAAGCAAGGAACAGGCGTAAGTCTGGTGTCTACCTGTTAGGGCCATGGGGGGCTGCCATGCAGCCCATCGCGACACAAGGCCGCTCCTGCAAGGGATCGCACAGGCCTGGGGAATCAATAGAAGCCCGCGCCGCTTGCACAAGCGGGCGCGGGCTTTTTTGCTTTATCATGGCAGCATTCCTTTGCATGAGTTATCCATGAAATTCGCTATCGCGGTGTTCTCCCGGCCCATGCGCCCTCCTCGCGGCGTGCCTTGCGCTATGCCGAGGCAGTGCTGGCCGGCGGGCATGAGATTGCCCGGCTGTTCTTCTATCAGGACGGGGTGCACAGTGCCTCGGCCAACGTGGTCGCCCCCCAGGACGAACTGGACGTGGCTGGCCAGTGGCGTACCTTTATCGAGACCCACCAGTTGGACGCCGTGGTGTGCATCGCCGCTGCCCTGCGCCGTGGCGTGCTCGATGAAGCCGAAGCCAACCGTTACCAGCGCCCGGCCGTGAACCTGCCCAAACCTTGGGAACTGTCGGGGCTTGGCCAACTGCATGAAGCGGCGCAGGTTGCTGACCGCCTTGTCTGCTTCGGAGGCGATTGAAATGGCTAAATCCATGTTGATCATCAGCCGCCAGGCCCCGTGGAACGGCCCATCGGCCCGTGAGGCACTGGACATCGCCCTGGCCGGCGGGGCATTCGACCTGCCGCTGGGCATGCTGTTTCTGGACGACGGCGTGTTCCAGCTCGCTCCCGGCCAGCAACCCACCGAGGTGCAACAGAAGAACCTGGCCGCTAACCTGCAAGCGCTGCCGATGTTCGGTGTAGAGGAACTGTTCGCTTGCAGCCACAGCCTCACCCGCCGCGGCCTGGCAGCCGATACCCTGGCACTGCCGGTGCAAGTGCTCGATGACGCGGCCTTGTCCGCGCTGATCGCCCGTTTTGACCAGGTGATAACACTTTGATGACGACCCTGCATGTAAATTGCCCACTCCCCGTTTGGCGACGAGCGCCTGGCCAGCTGCCTGCGCCTGCTCGGAGCCGACGACGCGCTGCTACTGTGCGGCGATGCGGTGTATGCCCTGCGCTGCGGCAGCGAGCCGCACCGCCAGCTGCAAGGTGCCGGCCTAGCCACACGCCTGTTCGCCCTGAACGAAGACCTGCAAGCCCGCGCCATCGACAACGAACTGGCCAAAGCCGTGGACTACGCCGGGTTCGTCGAACTGTCGCTTCACTACGACAAGGTCAATAGCTGGCTATGAGTACGCTCACCGTTGGCGATCAAGCGATCGCCCTGGACAAGGACGGCTTCCTGGTCGACCTGCAAGACTGGTCCCACGCTGCTGCCGAGGCCTTGGCCGAACGCGAAGGCATCCTGCTGACGGCGGACCACTGGGAGATCCTCGAACTGTTGCGCCAGTTCTACCAGGAATTCCAGCTGTCCCCGGCCACGCGCCCGCTGATCAAGTACACGGCGCTGAAACTGGGCCCGGACAAGGGCAACAGCCCGCACCTGAACCGCCTGTTCAACGGCACCCCCGCCAAACTCGCCGCCAAGCTGGCGGGCCTGCCCAAGCCGACCAACTGCATATGACCGACCCTCGTCCGCTCACCCTGGAAACTCCCGCCGAACACCCGTTCGCCGAATTCGTGCGCATTCTCGGCAAAGGCAAGCGCGGTGCGCGCGGCCTGACCCGCGAAGAAGCCCGTGCTGCCATGACCCTGCTGCTGGAAGGCAAGGTCGAAGACACTCAGCTGGGCGCCTTCCTCATGCTGCTGCGGCACAAGGAAGAAAGCGCCGAAGAACTGGCCGGCTTCACCGAGGCCCTGCGCTCCCACCTGCAGGCACCGCGCATCGCCGTGGACCTGGACTGGCCCACTTACGCCGGCAAGAAGCGCCACCTGCCCTGGTACCTGTTGGCTGCCAAGTGCCTGGCCAACAATGGCGTGCGCATCCTGATGCACGGCGGTGGCGCGCACACCGCCGGGCGCATGTACAGCGAACAGTTGCTCGAACGGTTGCAGATCCCGCTGTGCCGCGATTGGGATGCAGTCGGCAACGCACTGGACCAGCATCAGTTGGCGTTCTTCCCGCTGCACGATTGGGCGCCGCAATTGCAGCGCATGATCGACCTGCGCAACACCTTGGGCCTGCGCTCACCGATCCACTCGCTGGCCCGGGTGCTCAACCCGCTGGGTGCGCGCTGTGGCCTGCAAAGCATCTTCCATCCCGGCTATCAGGCCGTGCACCGCGAGGCTAGCCGGCTGCTGGGCGATCATGCCGTGGTGATCAAGGGCGACGGTGGCGAGATCGAGGTCAACCCTGATGTCATCAGCCACCTCTACGGCACCACGGCGGGCGAAGCGTGGGACGAAGAGTGGCCAGCGCTGAGCGAGCGCCGACATGTCAAACCGCCCAGCCTGCAGGCCGAACAGTTGCTGGCGTTCTGGCGTGGCGAGATTGAAGACAGCTATGGCGAGAAGGCCGTCATCGCCACCATGGCCCTGGCATTGCGGGGCTTAGGGCGGGACCGCGAACAAGCGTTTGCGACAGCTCAAGGCTATTGGAACACGCGAAACCGATCGATTTAACCGATCGTATAACCCCGATCTTTGCGCTATTTGTTCGAACGATTTGGCCTAGACTGGGCTCCAACGAGAAATCACTTTGTACCGAGGAGCTCACTCATGGGCCTTTTGATCGACGGCCGCTGGCATGACCAGTGGTATGAAAACGGCAAGGACGGTACGTTCAAACGCGAAAACGCCCAACGCCGCAATCAACTCCCCGCCCCCGAAGCCGGCCGTTACCACCTGTACGTCTCGCTGGCCTGCCCATGGGCTCATCGCACCCTGATCTTGCGCACCCTCAAAGGCCTTGAGCCATTGATCGATGTGTCGGTGGTCAGTTGGCTGATGCAAGACCATGGCTGGACCTTCGACCAGCAGCAAGGCTCCAGCGGCGACCACCTTGGCGCCCTGCAGTATCTGCACCAGCGCTATACCCAGGATGACCCGCATTACACCGGCCGGGTGACCGTGCCTGTCCTGTGGGACAAGAAAGAGCAGCGCATCGTCAACAACGAATCGTCGGAGATCATCCGTATCTTCAACAGCGCGTTCAACGAGCTGACTGGCAACACCCTGGATTTGTACCCGAACCACTGCGACCGGTCATCGAGGCGCTGAACGAGCGCATTTATCCGGCGGTGAACAACGGCGTTTACCGGGCAGGCTTTGCCACCACGCAAGACGCCTACGAAGCGGCGTTTGATGATGTGTTCAACGAACTGGATTACCTGGAAGACTTGCTAAGCCGCAATCGCTACCTGGCGGGCGAGTACCTGACTGAGGCCGATGTACGCCTGTTCACCACGCTTGTGCGCTTCGATGCGGTGTACCACGGGCACTTCAAGTGCAACCTGCGGCGCCTGAGCGACTACCACAACCTGTCGAACTGGCTGCGCGAGCTGTACCAGTGGCCAGGGGTAGCGGCCACTGTGGATATGGAGCATATACAGAAGCACTACTACATGAGCCACAAGACCATCAACCCGAACGGGATAGTGCCTAAAGGGCCTTTGCTGGACTTTGGCGCGCCGCATGATCGGGAGCGGCTGGTGGGCAAGGGGATTTGGCAGGCTTGAGAAAGCCGGGGCTGCTTTGCAGCCCCAGCATTGTCAGCTGTTCTGCGAACCTTCGAACCAGGCCAGCTTTTCACGCAACTGCACCACTTCCCCGACAATTACCAGGGTTGGCGCATGCACTTCATGCTGGGCCACCAGGCCCGGCAGGTCTGCCAGGGTACCGGTGAACACCCGCTGGTTTCGCGTCGTCCCCTGCTGAACCAAAGCAGCCGGTGTGCTGGCCGCTCGCCCATGGCGAATCAACTCGGCGCAAATGGTCGGCAAACCCACCAACCCCATGTAGAACACCAAGGTCTGCGCTGGCGCCACCAGGTCATTCCACGGCAAGTTGCTGGTGCCATCCTTCAGGTGCCCGGTGACGAAACGCACCGACTGGGCATAGTCGCGGTGAGTCAGCGGAATGCCGCCATAAGCGGAACAGCCACTGGCCGCCGTGATGCCCGGCACCACCTGGAACGGGATGCCATGCTCGGCCAGCTCCTCGATCTCTTCGCCTCCCCGGCCGAAGATGAACGGGTCGCCACCCTTCAGGCGCAGCACCCGCTTGCCCTGCTGGGCCAGATCGACCAGCAGGCGGTTGATCTGATCCTGCGGCACGGCATGCTCAGCGCGGCGCTTGCCCACGTAGATGCGCTCGGCATCCCGCCGGCACATCTCGATAATAGCTGGCGCCACCAGGCGGTCGTACAGCACCACATCGGCCTGCTGCATCAGGCGCAAGGCTCGGAAGGTCAGCAAGTCCGGATCGCCCGGGCCAGCACCTACCAAGTACACCTCACCGCCCTGCTGCACCGGCGCGCCTTCTACCATCGCCTGCAACAGGCGCTCGGCTTCAGCGCCCTGCCCGGCCAGCTGGCGCTCGGCGATCGGCCCCTGGAACACGGTTTCCCAGAAGCCGCGGCGCTGATTGACGTCTGGGTACAAGGATTTGACCTTGTGCCGGAAACGCGCCGCCAGCCCGGCCAGCTCGCCGTAGGCCGAAGGGATCCACGCCTCCAGCTTGGCGCGAATCAAGCGCGCCAGCACTGGGGCATCACCACCGCTGGAAACCGCAATCACCAGCGGCGAGCGGTCGACGATCGCCGGGAAGATCACCGTGCACAGGGCCGGCGCATCCACCACGTTGACCGGCAGGCTGAGGGCCTGCGCATCGGCCGACACCTGGGCATTGAGCCCAGGGTCGTCGGTAGCCGCGATCACCAGCCGGCAACCGACAAGGTCGGCTGCCTGATAGCCACGCACCAGCACCTCACCGCCACCTTCCCGGGCCAACGCGGCCAACTGGCCGTCGACGTCCGGCGCCACCACGCGCAGCACACCGCCGGCATCGGCCAGCAGGCGCGCCTTGCGCAAGGCGATCTCACCGCCGCCGACGACCAGCACGCGGCCGCCCTGCAGCTTGTGGAACAGCGGCAGGTAATTCATTTAGCGGATGACCTCGACGCCGCCCATGTACGGCTTCAGCACTTCCGGCACCAGGATCGAGCCGTCGGCCTGCTGGTAGTTTTCCAATACGGCAACCAAGGTACGGCCTACGGCCAGGCCAGAGCCGTTGAGGGTGTGCACCAGTTCTGGCTTGCCGGTTTCCGGGTTACGCCAGCGGGCCTGCATGCGGCGCGCCTGGAAGTCGCCGCAGTTGGAGCACGAGCTGATTTCGCGGTACTTGTCCTGGCTCGGCACCCACACTTCCAGGTCGTAGGTTTTCACTGCACCAAAGCCCATGTCGCCGGTGCACAGGGCCAGCACGCGGTACGGCAGCTCCAGCAACTGCAGCACGCGCTCAGCGTTGGCAGTCAGGCCTTCCAAGGCTTCCATCGATTTGGCCGGCTCTACCACCTGGACCATCTCGACCTTGTCGAACTGGTGCTGGCGGATCATGCCGCGGGTGTCGCGGCCGGAAGCACCGGCTTCGCTGCGGAAGCATGGGGTGTGGGCAACCAGTTTCAGCGGCAGTTGCTTGGCGTCGAGGATTTCACCCGCTACCAGGTTGGTCAGCGACACTTCGGCGGTCGGGATCAGGTAGAAGTCAGCCTCGCCTTCGCGGGTGATCTTGAACAGGTCTTCCTCGAACTTGGGCAGCTGGCCGGTGCCCTGTAGGGCCGGAGCCTGCACCAGGTAAGGGGTGTAGTGTTCCTCGTAGCCGTGCTCGCCGGTGTGCAGGTTGATCATGAACTGCGCCAGGGCGCGGTGCAGGCGGGCGATCGGGCCACGCAGCACAGCGAAACGGGCGCCGGACAGCTTGGCAGCCGCTTCGAAGTCCAGGCCACCGCTGACTTCACCAAGGGCGACGTGGTCCTTGATTTCGAAGTCGAACGCCTTCGGCGTGCCCCAACGGCGCACTTCGACGTTGTCGTCTTCGCTGGCACCGACCGGTACGCTCGCGTCCGGCAGGTTGGGGATGGTCAGCAGAATGCCGTCCAGCTCGGCCTGGATACCGTCCAGCTCAAGCTTGCCGGCGGCCAGTTCATTGGCCATGCGCTCGACGTCGGCCATCAGCGGCGCGATGTCTTCGCCCTTGGCCTTGGCCTGACCGATGGACTTGGAGCGGGCGTTACGCTCGGCCTGCAGTTGCTCGGTGCGGGTCTGCACCGCCTTGCGGCGTTCTTCCAGTGATTCGATGCGCGCGACATCCAGGCTGAAGCCACGGGAGGCCAGGCGATCCGCCACTTCCTGAAGTTGGCCGCGTAACAGTTTGGAATCGAGCATATCGTTCTCTCGTTATATGTAAGTGTTGGTTCAGAATCGGGTCAGGGACAGGCCAGCCCAGGTTGCAAGCAGCCCACCCACCACGCTGATACTGGTATAGCCCAAGGCAAGGGGCACTTGCCCGCTTTCCATCAGGCGCACGGTATCGAGCGAGAAAGAGGAAAAGGTTGTCAGGCCACCGAGGAAGCCGACAATCAAGCCAGCGCGCAATTCGATCGGCGCCAGCGGCTTGTGCAAGAACAAGCCATAGAGCAGGCCGATCAGCAGGCAGCCAACCAGGTTGACCGCCAGCGTACCGGCATAGAAGTGCCGTGGCCAGTGGGCCGCGACCCAATTGGCGGTAGCGAAGCGCAACAAAGTGCCAGCAACACCGCCCGCGCTGACCGCGGCAATGAGTGCGATCATGGTTTTCTCCGCTGACGGGGGCTGTTTCGGTCCAGGTCGGCCAAGTGGCGCAGTTTCTCGCCAATTTTCAGTTCCAGGCCACGGGGCACTGGCTGGTAGTACTGGCGTGGCTCCAGCTCATCGGGGAAGTAATCCTCACCGGCGGCGTAGGCGTCGGGTTCATCGTGGGCGTAGCGGTACTCGTCACCATAGCCCAGTTGCTTCATCAGCTTGGTCGGGGCATTGCGCAGGTGCAGCGGCACTTCCAGCGACCCATGTTCGGCGGCTTCTCGCAGCGCCGTCTTGAAGCCCATGTACACCGCGTTGCTCTTGGGCGCACAGGCCAGGTAGGTGATGGCCTGGGCCACCGCCAGCTCACCCTCGGGGCTGCCAAGGCGCTCCTGCACGTCCCAGGCTGCCAGGCACAGGCTGAGCGCGCGCGGGTCGGCATTACCGATGTCCTCGCTGGCCATACGCACCACGCGGCGGGCGATGTACAGCGGGTCGCAGCCGCCGTCGAGCATGCGGGCGAACCAATACAAAGCGCCATCAGGGTTGGAGCCGCGCACCGATTTGTGCAACGCGGAAATCTGGTCGTAGAACGCCTCGCCGCCCTTGTCGAAACGGCGACGGCTGTCACCCAGCAGGCTCTGCAGCATCTCGACGTCGATCTCGCTGCCATCTTCGGCCAGGTCCGAAGCGTTCTCGAGGAAATTGAGCATGCGCCGGCCATCACCGTCGGCGGCGGCCATCAGCATCTTGAAAGCTTCGTCACCCACCCGCAGGTTGCGCTTGCCCAGGCCACGCTCTTCGGTCAGCGCACGGTTGACCAGCTTGCGCAGGGCCGCCTCGTCCAGGCTCTTGAGCACGTAGACCCGCGCCCGCGACAACAACGCGTTGTTCAGCTCGAACGACGGGTTTTCGGTGGTGGCGCCGATGAACAGCAGTGTGCCGTCTTCCACATAGGGTAGAAAGGCGTCCTGCTGCGACTTGTTGAAACGGTGCACTTCGTCAACGAACAAGATGGTGCGGCGGCCATATTGACCAGCCTGCTGCTTGGCCACCTCCACCGCCTGGCGAATCTCTTTCACCCCAGCCAGCACCGCCGACACCGTTTCGAAGTGCGCATCGCAGAACTGCGCGAGCAGCCGCGCCAGGGTGGTTTTGCCCACCCCAGGCGGCCCCCAGAAAATCATCGAGTGCAGCGCACCCTGCTCCAGCGCCTCGCGCAGCGGTTTACCGCGCGCCAGCAGGTGCTCCTGGCCAACGTATTCATCCAGGTTGGACGGGCGCAGGCGGGCGGCCAGGGGCTGAGCGACGGGTTCGCTTCGAAACAGGTCCATGACGGGCTCTGGTTACTCCTTGATCACGTCGGCGCCTTTGGGGATGTCGAACGTGAACTTGCTGTCCGGCACCGCCTGGTTGGCCTTGACGCCATTGAACAGGATGTTGGTGCGCTGACCAACACTGTCGATCAATTGCATGTCATTGATCAGGCCCTTGCGGAACGAGACGCGCAGCGAATCGAACAGCGTGTCCTTGGTCTTGGGCTTGAGGGTGAAGTCCATTACTTCGCCCTGCTCCTTCGAGGCGATATCGAAACTCTGGCTGATCTTCGACACGTCACCGGACAGCAGCAGAGCCGGGGTCTGGTTCAGACGCACGTCGAGCTTCTTGATGGTGGCCTGCTCCAGGTCCGGGTCCCACAGGGTGACGTTCTTGCCATCCGACACCACCACCTGCTCCTGCGGCGCATCGGTGTGCCAGTAGAACAGGCCTGGGCGCTTGACCGTCATCTTGCCCGAGGTTTCCTGCAAGCTGGTGCCATCGGCGCCCAGGGTCAGCTGGGAAAAGTTGGCCTCGATGGTCTGCGACTTCTCCAGCAGCTGGGTCAAGCGTTGTACATCTTGCTCACCGGCATAAGCCGTAACAGTGCCCAGAGCCAGGGCAGAAACCAACAGCATGCGAATCGCGCGCATGGGAATCCTCATTGAGCGTTGAAAAGGCCGGGCACCACCGTTGGCGCCCGACAGGGTGTTCATCAGTCGCGCGGGCCACCTGGGGCAATCACTTCCCGCGAGCCGTTACTGTTCATCGGGGTGACGACGCCAGCCATCTCCATCGACTCGATCATGCGCGCAGCACGGTTGTAGCCGATCTTCAACTTGCGTTGCACTGCAGAAATGGAAGCACGACGGCTCTCAAGCACGAATTGCACCGCTTCATCATACAGTGCATCGGTTTCGGCATCGTCACCATCGCCACCACCGCCGCCGCCATCGAAGCCGCTGCCGGCCTCTTCGACGCCGTTGAGGATGTCGTCGTTGTAGTCCGGGGCGCCGCGCAGCTTCCACGCTTCGACCGTGCGGTGCACTTCGTCGTCGGAAACGAACGCACCGTGCACGCGGATTGGCAGGCTGGTGCCCGGCGGCATGTACAGCATGTCGCCGTGGCCCAGCAACTGCTCGGCGCCGCCTTGGTCGATGATGGTGCGCGAGTCGATCTTGCTCGACACCTGGAACGCCATACGGGTCGGAATGTTGGCCTTGATCAGGCCGGTGATCACGTCCACCGACGGGCGCTGCGTGGCGAGGATCAGGTGGATACCGGCTGCCCGCGCCTTCTGCGCGATACGGGCAATCAGCTCTTCGACCTTCTTACCGACGATCATCATCATGTCGGCGAACTCGTCCACCACCACCACGATGGTCGGCAGGGTTTTCAGTGTAGGCGGCTCGTCGTCCATGCTCTCGCGGCGATACAGCGGATCATGGATGACTTCACCGGCTTCCTGGGCGTCCTTGATCTTGCGGTTGAAGCCAGCCAGGTTACGCACGCCCATGGCCGCCATCAGCTTGTAGCGCCGTTCCATCTCGGCCACGCTCCAGCGCAAGGCGTTGGCGGCGTCCTTCATATCGGTGACCACCGGGCACAGAAGGTGCGGGATGCCTTCGTAGATGGACAGTTCGAGCATTTTCGGGTCGATCATGATCAGCCGCGCGTCTTCCGGGCTGGATTTGAACAGGATCGACAGAATCATCGCGTTGACACCCACCGACTTACCAGAACCCGTAGTACCGGCCACCAGCAGGTGCGGCATCTTCGCCAGGTCGGTGATCACCGGCTTGCCGCCGATGTCGTGGCCCAAGGCCAGGGTGACCGGCGATTTCTGCTCGTCGAACTGCGGCGTGGCCAGCACTTCGGAGAAGCGCACCATCTGGCGGTTTTCGTTGGGGATCTCGATACCGACGGTGGTCTTGCCAGGGATGACCTCGACAACCCGCACGCTGGTCACGGCCAGCGAACGCGCCAGGTCCTTTGCCAGGTTGGCGATGCGGCTGACCTTCACACCGGCGGCCGGTTGGATTTCGTAGCGGGTAATCACCGGGCCCGGGTGGATCGAGTCCACCGCCACTTCCACACC
Protein-coding regions in this window:
- a CDS encoding glycosyl transferase family protein, coding for MTDPRPLTLETPAEHPFAEFVRILGKGKRGARGLTREEARAAMTLLLEGKVEDTQLGAFLMLLRHKEESAEELAGFTEALRSHLQAPRIAVDLDWPTYAGKKRHLPWYLLAAKCLANNGVRILMHGGGAHTAGRMYSEQLLERLQIPLCRDWDAVGNALDQHQLAFFPLHDWAPQLQRMIDLRNTLGLRSPIHSLARVLNPLGARCGLQSIFHPGYQAVHREASRLLGDHAVVIKGDGGEIEVNPDVISHLYGTTAGEAWDEEWPALSERRHVKPPSLQAEQLLAFWRGEIEDSYGEKAVIATMALALRGLGRDREQAFATAQGYWNTRNRSI
- the serS gene encoding serine--tRNA ligase; translation: MLDSKLLRGQLQEVADRLASRGFSLDVARIESLEERRKAVQTRTEQLQAERNARSKSIGQAKAKGEDIAPLMADVERMANELAAGKLELDGIQAELDGILLTIPNLPDASVPVGASEDDNVEVRRWGTPKAFDFEIKDHVALGEVSGGLDFEAAAKLSGARFAVLRGPIARLHRALAQFMINLHTGEHGYEEHYTPYLVQAPALQGTGQLPKFEEDLFKITREGEADFYLIPTAEVSLTNLVAGEILDAKQLPLKLVAHTPCFRSEAGASGRDTRGMIRQHQFDKVEMVQVVEPAKSMEALEGLTANAERVLQLLELPYRVLALCTGDMGFGAVKTYDLEVWVPSQDKYREISSCSNCGDFQARRMQARWRNPETGKPELVHTLNGSGLAVGRTLVAVLENYQQADGSILVPEVLKPYMGGVEVIR
- the lolA gene encoding outer membrane lipoprotein chaperone LolA, whose translation is MRAIRMLLVSALALGTVTAYAGEQDVQRLTQLLEKSQTIEANFSQLTLGADGTSLQETSGKMTVKRPGLFYWHTDAPQEQVVVSDGKNVTLWDPDLEQATIKKLDVRLNQTPALLLSGDVSKISQSFDIASKEQGEVMDFTLKPKTKDTLFDSLRVSFRKGLINDMQLIDSVGQRTNILFNGVKANQAVPDSKFTFDIPKGADVIKE
- a CDS encoding Bax inhibitor-1/YccA family protein, with the protein product MREQDYAVHHGQQVEQQEISKVLRNTYSLLALTLAFSGVMAFVAQQMRVGYPNVFVVLIGFYGLFFLTNKLRDSAWGLVSTFALTGFMGFILGPILNRYLGMAGGAEVVSSAFAMTALVFGGLSAYVLITRKDMSFLSGFITAGFFVLLGAVVASFFFQISGLQLAISAGFVLFSSVCILFQTSAIIHGGERNYIMATISLYVSIYNLFVSLLQLFGIMGRDD
- the crcB gene encoding fluoride efflux transporter CrcB, with the translated sequence MIALIAAVSAGGVAGTLLRFATANWVAAHWPRHFYAGTLAVNLVGCLLIGLLYGLFLHKPLAPIELRAGLIVGFLGGLTTFSSFSLDTVRLMESGQVPLALGYTSISVVGGLLATWAGLSLTRF
- the cysG gene encoding siroheme synthase CysG yields the protein MNYLPLFHKLQGGRVLVVGGGEIALRKARLLADAGGVLRVVAPDVDGQLAALAREGGGEVLVRGYQAADLVGCRLVIAATDDPGLNAQVSADAQALSLPVNVVDAPALCTVIFPAIVDRSPLVIAVSSGGDAPVLARLIRAKLEAWIPSAYGELAGLAARFRHKVKSLYPDVNQRRGFWETVFQGPIAERQLAGQGAEAERLLQAMVEGAPVQQGGEVYLVGAGPGDPDLLTFRALRLMQQADVVLYDRLVAPAIIEMCRRDAERIYVGKRRAEHAVPQDQINRLLVDLAQQGKRVLRLKGGDPFIFGRGGEEIEELAEHGIPFQVVPGITAASGCSAYGGIPLTHRDYAQSVRFVTGHLKDGTSNLPWNDLVAPAQTLVFYMGLVGLPTICAELIRHGRAASTPAALVQQGTTRNQRVFTGTLADLPGLVAQHEVHAPTLVIVGEVVQLREKLAWFEGSQNS
- a CDS encoding replication-associated recombination protein A — protein: MDLFRSEPVAQPLAARLRPSNLDEYVGQEHLLARGKPLREALEQGALHSMIFWGPPGVGKTTLARLLAQFCDAHFETVSAVLAGVKEIRQAVEVAKQQAGQYGRRTILFVDEVHRFNKSQQDAFLPYVEDGTLLFIGATTENPSFELNNALLSRARVYVLKSLDEAALRKLVNRALTEERGLGKRNLRVGDEAFKMLMAAADGDGRRMLNFLENASDLAEDGSEIDVEMLQSLLGDSRRRFDKGGEAFYDQISALHKSVRGSNPDGALYWFARMLDGGCDPLYIARRVVRMASEDIGNADPRALSLCLAAWDVQERLGSPEGELAVAQAITYLACAPKSNAVYMGFKTALREAAEHGSLEVPLHLRNAPTKLMKQLGYGDEYRYAHDEPDAYAAGEDYFPDELEPRQYYQPVPRGLELKIGEKLRHLADLDRNSPRQRRKP
- a CDS encoding TusE/DsrC/DsvC family sulfur relay protein, with the protein product MSTLTVGDQAIALDKDGFLVDLQDWSHAAAEALAEREGILLTADHWEILELLRQFYQEFQLSPATRPLIKYTALKLGPDKGNSPHLNRLFNGTPAKLAAKLAGLPKPTNCI
- the tusC gene encoding sulfurtransferase complex subunit TusC, which produces MAKSMLIISRQAPWNGPSAREALDIALAGGAFDLPLGMLFLDDGVFQLAPGQQPTEVQQKNLAANLQALPMFGVEELFACSHSLTRRGLAADTLALPVQVLDDAALSALIARFDQVITL